The following nucleotide sequence is from Corynebacterium hindlerae.
CCCGAGCTTCCGCACATCCACCCCACCGGCTTCATGCTGCTCAGGGGGGTTAACAACATCCGGCACAAGGCGGTCAATCAGGGCAATGAGCAGGACACCGCCGAAAAACGCTGCCACTGCAGCAGCCTCTCCCCTGTCACCAAAAGCCTCAGACAAATTCTGCGTCGCTTTTGGCACAATCTCCGCGAAGGATACCCACAGCATCACGCCAGCCGAGAAACCGAGGGACGTGGCCAGAAAGCGATCGGAAAGCTGCTTCTTTTTGAGCACGACGAGTCCACCGATGGCCGTCGATAAGCCCGCGGCTAGGGTGAGCGCAAACGCGATGAGGAGCTGAGTTGCCATAATGCCTTCACATGAAGGCAGAGAGCAATAATGATACGCAACTTCATTTTTGATATGGGTAGCCACGATAATCAGCTGGCTGCCGTCATGGCTTACTAAAGTCTCGTTTTCTAGAGACACACCCTCTCGCAGGAAACATCATTCAACACGTTCAACAATATAAAAACAGTTGATTTATCGCTTAACCTGCAGCGGGAAGCTCTTCCAGGTATCTTCACCCTCTTGAATTTCTCCTCTTCCATCAAAAAGTCCCTCGGTTTGGAAAAGGCCCAGACCACTGCTGATCAAACCCCAGCGAGATCCCCAGCTGCACCGGAAAATCCACCCCTCGACCCGATGTTCGTTATAAACGATTGCGTAAACCCAGCGATCATTGAAATACTCCGCGATGTTGTTGAGGGGCCAGAAATTGACGTGATTCACGGACACATCACTTTCGACGGTCACCTGCGCGTGTCTGCGGTCAACAATCTCGTCCGGAACGATATTCCAGTTCAAACGACCTTAGAAACTATCAATCGAGCAAACAAGCTGCTCGTGCCACTGAGTCAGATGCCTGCTGACCAGAAGTTCACTGCTATTTCTTTCAACTTTAGCGGCGGGCGCCTGCAGACGAACATGAAATACCCAGAGTAAATTCCACCTTTAAACGATAACGGTTGTGCAACAGACTCCAGATAGATGGGTTCGCTCTCAGCGAGCCGAAGTTGTGATCAGCGGCTAGCATTCCTTCAATCCGTTTTACCTAACATTTCAAGGACATTTTATGAAGCGCACCTTCGCCGCATTGGTGGTCAGCTCTGCCGCCATGCTACTACTAGCCGGATGCAACCCACTGGACAGTCTGCCCATCCCCGGCAAGGAAAAGAAGACCGAGGAAACCACCGCCGCTGCCGCCCCATCCCCCACCAACCAGCCAAGCACGACAAAGAGTACCCCCACTAGAACCTCCACGCCGAAGACATCATCTTCCAAAGAACCCACGTCCCGAGCGTCCACTCCACAGCCGACGCCAACTACGGAGAAAATGGATGCCAAGCTACGGGGCGCGCTGGAAGCTCTGCTCGAGCCAGACCTCACCAATCCGAAGACCGATCGCACGTCAGGCACTTTACACTTCGATAAAACCACTGGCGAACTTACTTCGATCACCAACTACAAGGTCAATGACGTACCAAAGGACGTTCCGGCAGAACGTCTGGATGAAGTTCGCACCAAGATCAAAGGCTGGAAACCAAAGGGCGTGGACAAGGTCCGCCTACTGGAATTCGATTTCGAAAACAACTTCATTAGCGCCGAGTATTTCGGCTAACCACCCAGCTGTTTCCCAGTCCGCGACGTCTTTTGGGCGTCGCGTTTCTGGGTTAAGTAGCAAAATGTGTGTCCGGTCGGCATTGCTGCTTCACTTCTGGGGGCTCTGATCACGGCCCCTGAAGTTTCTTACTAAAACCCGGGAAGCATTCCCCGGATCTCGGGCCGAAATTAGTGAAATAGCAGGTGTGAAGCCTAAAAGATCACCGAGACCCGGGGAACGCTTCCCGGGTTTTGCGGAGTTAAGCAGCACAAGGGTGCGAACCTGCGGTTCAGACTCCTTCGGGAGATACCTCACGAGCCTGCAGTATCGGTCATTGCGGTTGAGCTGACAACATAAGCATGGAAGGCCCGGAAGGTTGCTGCGTGTGTGTGATCAGCTTTGGTTTTGGTGGCCGAAGCGCCACCTAGTGGCGCCGTTGTTTTTGCTTTTGTCCCAGGCAGACGGGGCATCGGGGTCGGTTTTTGGTCACCGGAGTTAGGTAACCGCACCTGTTAGCACAGGTGCGGTATCACTCGCGGTATTGAACAAGGATTGTGCGTTTATAAGACCTCAAGCAATATAAAACATGCATTTGCATACCTTGACCAGGACCTATCGCGGACAACAGACACACTTTCTGCTACCTAACCCGCATTTCTCATGCATCGAAACCTCAGTCGCATCAGCGATTGAACTCACCTAGCCCTGGAAACTTTTGCAACCAAACCTTAAGCGGACACTTGGACAGCCTGACCACGGGCACCGATGGTTCCACCAGCGGGTCAGGACCTGTTTACCGGAAAAATCACAGTACAGGCCAACTAGCAGTGGATCCTCAGATCGTCTGCTAGTACGTGGCTAATAACTGCTCCCAATTCACCGAGACCGATAAACCAATTGGGATTGATGGTCCAGTTCGTCGATAAGCCACAGCAGACTTCCCTGACACCGACGGTTTCTCCTCACTGGAAATTCCAGTGCGGGAGCAACCTTCGGGAATCCTGCGGCGGACTACCGCAACTCGGTGAGCTTTGGGCTGTTAGCCACCGATCTTGAAGTCGCAGACATCGCCATCCTGCATGACGTAGTCTTTGCCTTCCATGCGCATCTTGCCCTGCGCTTTCGCTTCGGCGAGCGAGCCACACGCGTCCAAGTCATCGAAGGAAACGATCTCAGCCTTGATGAACTTCTTTTCAAAGTCCGTGTGGATAACACCAGCAGCCTGTGGCGCGTGGGAACCTTGTTTGATGGTCCACGCACGGGATTCCTTCGGCCCCGCGGTCAGGTAGGTTTGCAGCCCAAGGGTGGCAAATCCAGCTTTGGCTAAAGTAGCCAGGCCCGGCTCGGTCTGCCCAACGGATTCCAGCAGCTCCAGCGCTTCTTCCTCGTCTAGTTCCAGCAAGTCCGTTTCGGTTTTCGCGTCCAGGAACACGGCTTCCGCTGGCGCAACGAGGGCACGCAGTTCGTCCTTACGCGCTTCATCCGTGAGGACTTCCTCATCAGAGTTGAACACGTAAAGGAACGGCTTCGCGGTCATCAAGTGTAGATCGCGGACAAGAGTGAGGTCAATCTCGCCGTTCTTGGCTGCAGCGAACAGGGTGCGGTCGTCTTCCAGAATCTCCTGCGCGGTCTTCGCAGCAGCGACATTGTCGGCCAGCGACTTGTCCTTCTTCGCTTCCTTCTCCAGGCGTGGCAACGCCTTCTCAATCGTCTGCAAGTCCGCGAGAATAAGCTCTGTATTAATGACGGAAATATCGGTGGAAGGATCGACGCGACCGTCCACGTGAATAACGTTGTCGTCGGAAAATGCCCGCACAACCTGGCAAATCGCATCAGCTTCACGAATGTTCGCCAGGAAAGCATTACCCATGCCTTCTCCCTCGGACGCACCCTTGACGATGCCGGCAATATCTACGAAGGAAACGGTTGCTGGAAGGATTCGTTCCGATCCGAAAATCTCAGCAAGCCGGGTCAGGCGATGATCCGGAAGCTCGACTAGGCCAACATTCGGCTCGATGGTGGCGAATGGGTAGTTCGCTGCCAGCACATCGTTACGAGTAAGGGCATTAAAAAGAGTGGACTTGCCGACGTTGGGCAAACCGACGATTCCAAGAGTAAGGCTCACGGCTACTCATCCTAGCAAGCCTTCACGTGCGCCCCGGCTACCTGCCGACCATAATCCGCTAGAGTTTCGAGTGAGAAGTGCTACGACTTAGCTAAAGGAGAGTCACGTGAGCCCGGATGAGCACCACGATGATTCAGGTTTGCCACCCGTTGAGGACACCTCCTGGACTTTTGACGAACTCTCCTCTAGCGATCACATCGATCGCTCGCTGATCATCGCTGAGGGACTCAAGGAATTCGCTAGTTGGTGCCTGCGACTGCTCATCATCGCAGCAGCCACATACGTGACGTGGTTCATTGGCAAGCAGGTGTGGCAGGGTCTTCTACCGGTCACTTTCGCCATCATCGTCTGTTCCGTCCTCTGGCCCCCGACGCGAAGGTTGCGCCAAATCGGCCTCCCAGCAGGCGTGGCGGCGTTAACGACGATACTGGCCACCCTCGCCATCTTCGGCGCGGTTATCGCGGCGATGGCCCCAAGTATCGGTCGGCAATCCCAGACGCTGTACCTGCAGACCTATGAGTTGTTGCTACGCGCCCAGCTCACGCTTCAAGGACCGCCGTTCAATTTGGAATACGACGACCTGAACGATCTGTTCAACAGCGCCGTCACCTGGCTGCAACAACGCTCCGGCCAGATTGCTACCGAGGTGTTTTCCGGCCTCGGCACTATGTCAGTCGTGCTCGTCACGCTCGGCGTGGTCCTAGTGCTTACCTTCTTCTTCTTGAAAGACGGCGATAAGTTCCTGCCCTGGCTGCGCAACATCTCCGGCGAGCGCGCTGGCCTGCACCTCACAGAGTTACTGTCACGCATGTGGCAGACCTTGTCCGGCTTCATTCGCGCTCAAGCCATTGTCTCGCTTGTCGACGCCATCTGCATCGGAGCCGGGCTGCTCATCATCGGGGTTCCTATGGCCCTGGCTCTGGCAACCCTGACCTTCTTCGCCGGCTTTATCCCTATCGTGGGCGCTTTCGTGGCTGGCGCCTTGGCCGTGCTCATTGCGCTGGTGTCCTTGGGGCTGACCAAGGCGGTCATTGTGCTGGTACTAGTCGTTGCTGTCCAGCAGCTGGAGGGCAACATCTTGTCTCCGATGCTGCAGTCCAAAGCGATGAACCTCCATCCCGTGATCGTCCTGGTGTCAGTCACGCTCGGTGGCAGTTTATTCGGCATCATCGGCGCGTTCTTGGCGGTTCCTGTGGCTGCCATGATCGCGGTTTTCTTCCGCTACTTGAATGACATTATTGCGCTGCGCGCTGGGGAAAAGACCACTTCCGAAATTGAATTTGCCACCCAAGATCACGCTATGCAGGTGAAGTGGAGCGCGGAGTTTGGCCGGTTGTTCCGCGATGGCGGGTTGCCGCGCATGCTCGTGCCACGGCAAGCCGCAGAGCCGAACAAGCCTGCGGGGGCAGAATCGGAGGAGGAATCCACAATCTTAGGGCGAGCTGGAAAAATAACGACATCTATCGCACGTATGTTCCCCAAAATAGGGCGAAAATAGTTCCGTGTCCGGGCGGTGTGCCATGGTGAACACATGACTTCCACCATGGCGCTGTTCATCTTTCTCCTTCTTGGCCTCGGGATCGGCATAGTTTTAGGCTGGGCTCTGCGCAGCTCACGACCATCGGAGCGCGACCAGCAGCTCCTGTCTGCACTCGTCCGGGACGGCAACATAGACAGCATTTCCAAATCACTTACGCCGTTAGAGAAGGCCATGGGAACGCTGAGTGGCCAGGTTCGCGACATGGAGATTGAGCGTGCGGAAACTTTTGCCCAGCTGTCTGCGCAGGTTCAGGCCATGAACCGAACGTCCCTGATGCTTTCGGACCGAACCGATAAACTGGTCACTGCATTGCGCGCCCCACAAGTCAGGGGACGGTGGGGCGAGATGCAACTGGAACGGGTGGTGGAGCTTTCCGGGATGGTTAAGCATTGCGACTTCGACACCCAGGTCAGCACTGCCGACAACGCCGTTCGCCCCGATGTGGTGATCCGGATGTCAGATGGCCGCAACATTGTGGTCGATGCGAAGGTCCCTTTCCTCGCCTACCTAGACGCGCTGGACACCACAGATCCCGAAGAGCACCAGGCCCACCTACGCAGGCATGCCAATCACCTCCGGACGCATATTACGCAGCTGTCGGGGAAAAACTACGTGCGCCATTTTCAACCCACCCCTGAGTTCATCGTGTTGTTCGTCCCCGCCGATCCTTTCCTAGACGCTGCACTCTCGATCGACAACGAGCTACTGGAGTATGCCTTTTCACGAAACGTTGTGCTTGCCACCCCCACCACCTTGGTCGCGTTGCTCAGAACCGTCGGGTTGGGGTGGCAACACAGCGCACTGAGTGATACTGCTGCGGAAATCCAGAAACTAGGCAGTGAACTCTACCGACGGTTGGGCACATCGGCAGAACATCTCCATAAGCTCGGCACTTCCCTAAACAAATCCGTCGAAGTTTTCAACCAAACCGTGGCATCTCTTGACAGTCGCGTTTTCGTCACCGCACGTAAGCTTCACGAACTCGATGCGTTGCCGAACAGCGGGGGGCAGCCTCCCACCCTGCCCTTTGTAGACATGCGAGCGCGTGAACCACGTCAAACGCAAGAGTAAAAAGTGACGTTTTCGCTAGGAGCAGCCCGCGTTGTTTTCGCTATTTGACAGTGCGAGTCGGTAGACTTAACTCCCGTGTCTCACCTTTCCACAGCTACGCCACGCGTTCGCCGCTCCGCCCAGTCGTCAGCGTCCCGTGGGTTGTCGCTATGGACGGCGCTGTCTCTCTCGATCGCATGCCTGCTCACCGGACTACTGCTCAGTTTGAGCGCGGGAGAAATCTCCTGGATACATTTGGCTTGCTTTGGAGTGGGTGCCATCGGCACTACGGCATTTGTGAAGCACAGCGCGCTGTACCTCAACGTGGCTTCTCAGCCTCTGTTGTTCGGAATCATCACTCCCCTCACTTCCTGGCTTATCGCGCGTAGTGACCTGGCCGGTGATTCAGATCAGTTCTCCAAGACGATGCTGCTGTCATCGATTTATCCTCTCGCTGAACAGTTCCCGGCGCTCCTGGCCATCACCGCCGTAACAGTGCTCATGGCACTGTGGCGGCTTCATACAGCAAAGAAGAAATACCAAGCCAGGATGGCGCAGCTGCAGCGACAGCGGAGGATCGCTGCACGCAGCGAACGCCATAATCGGGAGACCACCACGCGTGTCCGCCGGGTGGCTAGTCGCCCGCGGCGCAGCGAGTTGGCCCCTGAGGAGCGAATCCCGTTCTCCGATCTGATCAAGGACGTCGACAAGCGCTCAGAGCGCCGTCGCCCACTACGCCGGGCACCACTTACGGAAACGGCCCGCACTGACCGTCCAACGCGACGCAATAATCCAGCGGCCTCAGGTGTGCCGAAAACAGAACGGCCGGCCCCGCGACGAGGCTCTCGCCCCGAGCAGAAGCCGGCGCATCGGTCGCTCAGTGACGACCTCTACAGCTAGCTAGCGCTTCTCGCGATTAGCTGGCCGCAGATCACGTGGCAGCGAGAAAACGATTTTCTCGGCAGCGGTGACTACTTCTTCCCTATCGTGGAAACCGAACTTCTCCAGGTGCTCCAGTACGTCACGCACCAGGATTTCGGGGACGGAAGCGCCGGACGTAATGCCGACGGTGGTGACCCCGTCCAGCCACTGCTCTTCAATTTGCGAGGCATAGTCGACCAGGTAGGAGGCTTGCGCACCATTTTGCAGGGCGACTTCCACCAGTCGCTTGGAGTTGGAAGAGTTCTGGGAACCCACCACGATGACGAGCTCACACTTCGGAGCGATGGCTTTCACCGCAACTTGGCGGTTTTGGGTGGCGTAGCAAATGTCGTCGCTAGGCGGATCGATGAGGTTCGGGAATTTTTCCTTCAGCTTGGTGACGATCTCCATAGTTTCATCCACGGAAAGCGTGGTCTGGGACAGCCACACCAGTTTTTCGTCTTCTCCGAAGGAAAGCTTGTCCACGCCTTCCACCCCGTCGACTAGGTGAACAACGTCAGGAGCTTCTCCCGCGGTGCCTTCTACTTCCTCGTGCCCTTCATGCCCAATGAGCAGGATTTGGAAGCCGTCGCGCGCAAATCGCTTGACCTCGTTGTGCACCTTGGTCACTAGTGGGCAGGTCGCGTCGAGGGTATTCAGGTTGAGCTGACGGGCCTCTTCGTGGACCGCAGGGCTTACGCCGTGAGCAGAAAATACCAAGTGCGCACCCTCTGGTACTTCGGTGGTCTCATCGACGAAAACCGCGCCTCGCTCGGCCAAGGTATCCACAACATAGCGGTTGTGCACAATTTCTTTGCGGACGTATACCGGTGCGCCGTATTTATCCAGCGCACGCTCCACTGTTTCTACTGCGCGGTCCACTCCCGCGCAGTAGCCGCGAGGAGCCGCCAGCAACACTTTTTTGGTCAAGGTTTGCGTCATGCTGCCTAGCGTACCCAGCTATGGCAGAAAAGGCCTAGAATTGCACTTAATTGTGTATGTTTCGCATAACGTTTGAGGGGGATAATGAGCGCGGCAACGACGCCGGATAGCCCGTGGCCGGTGCGGGAAGTAAACGCCAAGGTGAAGGCGTGGATTGAGAAGCTGGGCCATATTTGGGTGGAGGGTCAGCTCACCCAGGTTAATGTGAAGCCGACGTGGAAGCTTTCCTATTTAACGCTTCGGGATCCGGAGGCTGAGGCGAGCGTGCAGCTGACCTGCCCCACCAGCTTGATCCAGGGCTTCCCTAGTCCGCTGAAGGATGGCGACCGTGTGGTGGTCTATGGCAAGCCCGCGTTTTATGCTGGGCGCGGTTCGTTTTCCCTGTGGGTGACGGATATCCGCGCAGTGGGCGTCGGCGAGCTGCTCGCGCGTATCGAACGGTTGCGGCAGCAGCTCGCGAGCGAGGGGCTTTTCGACGCCGATCGCAAGAAGCCGCTCCCCTTCCTCCCGAATCGGGTGGGCCTCATCACTGGCCGTGGTTCTGCCGCGGAACGCGATGTGCTGGCGGTATCGCAATCTCGTTGGCCCGAGGTGCAGTTTGAGGTCATAAACACGGCGGTGCAAGGGGCCAGTGCAGTTCCGGAGATCATTGAAGCGTTGGAGAAGCTGGATGCCAACCCTGCTGTGGATGTGATCATTATTGCCCGAGGTGGCGGTTCCGTGGAGGACCTGCTTCCGTTTTCCGAGGAAGCACTGCAGCGGGCAGTCGCTCAGGCAACCACTCCGGTGGTATCCGCTATTGGACACGAGCCGGATAACCCGGTGCTCGATAACGTGGCAGATCTGCGCGCGGCAACCCCAACGGATGCTGCGAAGAAAGTGGTTCCTGACGTGGCCGCTGAGCGCCAACTCGTTGCCGAGCTGAGGTCTCGAAGTCGCGCCGCGCTCCGTGGCTGGGTAGAGCGAGAGTCGCGAGGTTTAGCGAATATTCGCAGCCGCCCGGTGCTGGCCAACCCGCACTCCCTTATTGAAGTGCGAGCAGAAGAAATCGCGCGGGCTGTGAAGTATCTGCGACGAGAAATCACCACGGCGCTCAAGTCCGCCAAAAACGAAACTGCCGCACTGCGTGCCCAGATCAGCACGCTCGGCCCAGCGGCTACCTTGGCACGAGGCTATGCCGTAGTGCAGGTGGTGCCGCGTGATGGGTCCCCAGCCGAGGTCGTCACCACGGTGGAGCAGTCTCCCCCGGGCAGCCAACTCCGGATCCGGGTCGGTGATGGTGCCATCGTCGCCGCTGCAATGTCTGCACAGAAATCAAATTAGGAGAAAACTCGCATGAATACTGACGTTATTGGCTCTGGTGCCGCAGGTAACAACGCTTTTCCGCCCGTGGAATCGCTGAGCTATGAAGCTGCTCGTGATGAACTCATTGAGACGGTCAAGATTCTTGAACTCGGACAGATGGGGCTAGATGAGTCTCTCAAGTACTGGGAACGTGGCGAGGCGCTAGCCAAGCGCTGCGAGGAACATCTCGCGGGCGCATCACGACGCGTTGAAGCGGCGCTTGGGAACGTAGAAAACTAGTTGCTGCCTTTGCCAGGCAGTGGCTCTGCTTGCAGGGTATTCCGGGCGATAGTCTCGAATTCAGCGGGGCCTGCTGTTCCCGAAAAAATGAGCCGGACATCGCCTAGGTCAGCAGCCCAAACGTCACGCACGTTCTTTTCCTGGGAGGTATAGATTCGGAACTCCTGGCCGTCGATAAGCTGCGCCTGCTGCTCCGTACGTCCGTGCTCGTCTACGTCCTGCACCGCCTTGTCCAGCGGCTGGTCAGTCTGCATGAGCTGCAGATAAGCCCCCTCCTGGGTAACCCAACCGACCACGGTCGCCGGTTGCTTGTTCACCGTGGTGCGACGTGCGGAGTTCGTAGTCCACCCCTCCGGAGTCTCCGGCAGGCGCAACGGAAAATTCATCGCGCGTGCTTCCATACTGAAAATCTGCGTGGCATCCACCTTCTGAACCGGGCCGTTTTCCGGCGTCCCACGGT
It contains:
- a CDS encoding 4-hydroxy-3-methylbut-2-enyl diphosphate reductase, with amino-acid sequence MTQTLTKKVLLAAPRGYCAGVDRAVETVERALDKYGAPVYVRKEIVHNRYVVDTLAERGAVFVDETTEVPEGAHLVFSAHGVSPAVHEEARQLNLNTLDATCPLVTKVHNEVKRFARDGFQILLIGHEGHEEVEGTAGEAPDVVHLVDGVEGVDKLSFGEDEKLVWLSQTTLSVDETMEIVTKLKEKFPNLIDPPSDDICYATQNRQVAVKAIAPKCELVIVVGSQNSSNSKRLVEVALQNGAQASYLVDYASQIEEQWLDGVTTVGITSGASVPEILVRDVLEHLEKFGFHDREEVVTAAEKIVFSLPRDLRPANREKR
- the ychF gene encoding redox-regulated ATPase YchF, with the protein product MSLTLGIVGLPNVGKSTLFNALTRNDVLAANYPFATIEPNVGLVELPDHRLTRLAEIFGSERILPATVSFVDIAGIVKGASEGEGMGNAFLANIREADAICQVVRAFSDDNVIHVDGRVDPSTDISVINTELILADLQTIEKALPRLEKEAKKDKSLADNVAAAKTAQEILEDDRTLFAAAKNGEIDLTLVRDLHLMTAKPFLYVFNSDEEVLTDEARKDELRALVAPAEAVFLDAKTETDLLELDEEEALELLESVGQTEPGLATLAKAGFATLGLQTYLTAGPKESRAWTIKQGSHAPQAAGVIHTDFEKKFIKAEIVSFDDLDACGSLAEAKAQGKMRMEGKDYVMQDGDVCDFKIGG
- a CDS encoding exodeoxyribonuclease VII small subunit is translated as MNTDVIGSGAAGNNAFPPVESLSYEAARDELIETVKILELGQMGLDESLKYWERGEALAKRCEEHLAGASRRVEAALGNVEN
- a CDS encoding DUF4245 domain-containing protein, which gives rise to MADQKPRIFQDSRDIVVSLLVVVGLMVPMVAFTGMCSFDRGTPENGPVQKVDATQIFSMEARAMNFPLRLPETPEGWTTNSARRTTVNKQPATVVGWVTQEGAYLQLMQTDQPLDKAVQDVDEHGRTEQQAQLIDGQEFRIYTSQEKNVRDVWAADLGDVRLIFSGTAGPAEFETIARNTLQAEPLPGKGSN
- a CDS encoding DUF6542 domain-containing protein, giving the protein MSHLSTATPRVRRSAQSSASRGLSLWTALSLSIACLLTGLLLSLSAGEISWIHLACFGVGAIGTTAFVKHSALYLNVASQPLLFGIITPLTSWLIARSDLAGDSDQFSKTMLLSSIYPLAEQFPALLAITAVTVLMALWRLHTAKKKYQARMAQLQRQRRIAARSERHNRETTTRVRRVASRPRRSELAPEERIPFSDLIKDVDKRSERRRPLRRAPLTETARTDRPTRRNNPAASGVPKTERPAPRRGSRPEQKPAHRSLSDDLYS
- the xseA gene encoding exodeoxyribonuclease VII large subunit is translated as MSAATTPDSPWPVREVNAKVKAWIEKLGHIWVEGQLTQVNVKPTWKLSYLTLRDPEAEASVQLTCPTSLIQGFPSPLKDGDRVVVYGKPAFYAGRGSFSLWVTDIRAVGVGELLARIERLRQQLASEGLFDADRKKPLPFLPNRVGLITGRGSAAERDVLAVSQSRWPEVQFEVINTAVQGASAVPEIIEALEKLDANPAVDVIIIARGGGSVEDLLPFSEEALQRAVAQATTPVVSAIGHEPDNPVLDNVADLRAATPTDAAKKVVPDVAAERQLVAELRSRSRAALRGWVERESRGLANIRSRPVLANPHSLIEVRAEEIARAVKYLRREITTALKSAKNETAALRAQISTLGPAATLARGYAVVQVVPRDGSPAEVVTTVEQSPPGSQLRIRVGDGAIVAAAMSAQKSN
- a CDS encoding DNA recombination protein RmuC, translating into MTSTMALFIFLLLGLGIGIVLGWALRSSRPSERDQQLLSALVRDGNIDSISKSLTPLEKAMGTLSGQVRDMEIERAETFAQLSAQVQAMNRTSLMLSDRTDKLVTALRAPQVRGRWGEMQLERVVELSGMVKHCDFDTQVSTADNAVRPDVVIRMSDGRNIVVDAKVPFLAYLDALDTTDPEEHQAHLRRHANHLRTHITQLSGKNYVRHFQPTPEFIVLFVPADPFLDAALSIDNELLEYAFSRNVVLATPTTLVALLRTVGLGWQHSALSDTAAEIQKLGSELYRRLGTSAEHLHKLGTSLNKSVEVFNQTVASLDSRVFVTARKLHELDALPNSGGQPPTLPFVDMRAREPRQTQE
- a CDS encoding AI-2E family transporter; this translates as MSPDEHHDDSGLPPVEDTSWTFDELSSSDHIDRSLIIAEGLKEFASWCLRLLIIAAATYVTWFIGKQVWQGLLPVTFAIIVCSVLWPPTRRLRQIGLPAGVAALTTILATLAIFGAVIAAMAPSIGRQSQTLYLQTYELLLRAQLTLQGPPFNLEYDDLNDLFNSAVTWLQQRSGQIATEVFSGLGTMSVVLVTLGVVLVLTFFFLKDGDKFLPWLRNISGERAGLHLTELLSRMWQTLSGFIRAQAIVSLVDAICIGAGLLIIGVPMALALATLTFFAGFIPIVGAFVAGALAVLIALVSLGLTKAVIVLVLVVAVQQLEGNILSPMLQSKAMNLHPVIVLVSVTLGGSLFGIIGAFLAVPVAAMIAVFFRYLNDIIALRAGEKTTSEIEFATQDHAMQVKWSAEFGRLFRDGGLPRMLVPRQAAEPNKPAGAESEEESTILGRAGKITTSIARMFPKIGRK